ATCATACCAAAAAAGATTGCTACGTTTGAATAGTCTTCGATAAGCTTCTCTAAATTATGGGGCGTATGATCATTGTTCATTGGGAGGTGAGGATGAGCGACACGATGAGTCCGTAGAGGGCCAAGGCTTCTCCGAAGATGAGGATCAGAATCATTCCCACGAAAATCTTGTCCTGCTGGGCGTTGGCACGCACACCCGCGTCTCCCACAATACCGATGGCCAGTCCCGCAGCCTAAATCAGTTGCTTCTTACCAAGAGCTGAAGCCGCAGCACAGTCCGGAGGCGAGGTGGGCGTATGCCGACTTGTCGGAGTAATTGGTGGTGACTACATGGGGGGAAGCTTACTTCTCTGGACGATGATGACGGCGACGATCATGCCGTAAATACCGAGGATACCAGCCATGACGACTGGGACGACTGACTTCATGATGAGCTCAGGCTTGAGGACTCCCATGGAGCAGATGCCGACTCCGGCCTTGGCGCTGCCGTAGGCGGCTCCGAGGTTGGCGAAGATGAGTGCGGAGGCGACGCCGATGTAGCCGAAGAAGAACTGGGGGCAGTACTCGGTAGTGCAGGACATAGTTCTGAGTTGATTGATTTGATAATATTACCATCGGTGCGTTGAGGTGATTAATAATCATGGCCTCCCCTTAATTTGAACTTTGATACAATCCCCATGAGCTATCACACCAACAATAGCAAGATCCTGGAACAGCATGAAGACCCCCGCCAGAATCAGTCCCTCAATGACCACCAGCTTGACCTCCAAGCGCGCGCCCTCGAGGAAGAAATCGACCTTACCATCTACAACTACTAATCTCTGCTCGAAATGTAGAGAAAAAACTCATCAGACCGCTCTGAGTTTCTGCTCTTCCTCATCCAGTCCACCCGCGCCCGCCATCAGGAGGAACTGGAAGCGCTCAAAGCGCAGCTGGAAGCAGCAGTAGCAGAAAAGGAAGAGGCACAAAGCCTATAAAAACAGATGGAAACCATCGGAGAAGGCGTGGACAGCATCGTCGAGGAGGGAAAAAAGCTAAGGCACAAAACGAGTCCCTGCAGCGCGAGCTGGAAGAACAAATCTCCAGAGAGAAAGAACTAGACGAGAAGTGGAGAGCTGCCAGAAGGAACTAGAGGGCTACCGCCAAAAGATCGATGAATGGGAGCGGACCAAGATTAAGTGGAACAGGCGCAAAAAATAGCTACTATAGCTAATTTCATAGGCGGAAAAGCAGGTGAGCCTGGGGAAGCTTTAGTCGATGAACTAGGAGTAGGCCGAGCTGTAGGAGGAGCCGCTGAACGGTCTTTACAACAAGTACAAGGGAGCCAAGTCCAGCTGATCATTCATCTTCCTTCCCATTATAAACGAATTCGAAGAGATCATGAGATCGGCCCTCCTCATCTGCCTGCTCGTCTTCCAGCTCAGCTCAGGAGAGCACTCGGTCTGCCTCAGCAGCGACGCCCCCTCTCTCATCAAACTCGCACTCCTCCCCGCCAAGCACAACACCAACTACCAATACTCCATCGCCAACTACGCCGCTCCCGCCACCGTCCTCCGCAACGACAATGGAACCTTCATCCAGGGTGATTTTTCAACGCTCCACCTCAACAGCGACCGCAACCAGTACGAGTACGTGTCGACGGGGTATCCTTTAAGTACCCCCCGCAGCACAGAGTGGCAGAAATCAACAACGAGATGCTCTAGCTGCAAATTCTATACGAGCTCAAAGGCGATAGCAACACCGCCTGGAAGCATAGGAGGCTGGGAGTTTCAGTCACCTTCCTACTCACCGAGTACGCACCGCAGCAAATTTTTACACTTGGACACCAAATCACTCCCAACTTCACCAACAATACCATCTTTGACCTGCATGCCCTCCTCCCCCTCCTTCCCGGCCTCAATGTATCCTTTTTTCGACTTAGGTGTTCCTGTATAAGGGCAAGCACACGCCTATCCGTAAGACAATGGATTTCTGTGGGTGGTTCGAAAGGAGCTGCTTCTAATGAGCGAGTTTGAATTCGAACAGGTGAAATCCTTCATCTTCGAGCACAAGGACAGGGAGAAACTCAACTACCACGGTCTTCTGGAGCGCACTTCCGACCTCAACGAGATCAGCGAGGCCAAGCCCAAGCAAATGCCAATCAACGAGGCCCCTTCCCCCAACTGAGCGATTATATATGTCTTCTATGCCTCATACTCGGTGGTTATAATAATAAGAAGTTTCATTAATGGCAGACGTTCGCGAACAGAGGATCTACTGCGCAGAGCAAATCGTGGTCCCTGAGGAACTCCCCAACATCCTCAAGCACTACTCCAAGGCAGTCATCAAGGAGAACCCCGCCAACATCGTCTCCTTCTCCGCCAAATACTTTCGCAATTTGCTCGACCAGCAGAACAACAAGGCCAAGGACCATATCGAAAAACCTGACTCCCACCATTGATCACATATCTTTATCCACGTAATCATCACCTAACAATTGCTTTATTGccttgaaattttaaatatatgcaGGAAATAGAAGCAGCTATCTATTGTGGATCTGCGTTACTATTGAAAGAAATCCAATTGAGGCTGTGATACTTATGGATGCATAATTAAGTATAAAAAATCAGAGGAATTTACATATTCCTCATCAGAGAAGCCGGATGACCATATGTGAGCATGGCTTTGGCTCAATCCAGGTGGATTTGGGAGGCATCGTCACGTTTTCATCAGCAATTTGGAAGAGAGTTTCAATCTAAGGCTCCCTCACGAAAAAAACGACTTCGTGCTAGCTGATCTAGTCATGGCCTACGATTCCAGGCACGTATTTGATCTCTTTGAGCAGGACCTCATCCAGCAAGGTGATAAAAATTTCGCTTTGGAGCCTTACTGAAGTTACCTTCTATAGAACATTCCTGGTTGCGTCTTTAAAGTTGATTCCATAGTACTTGTCTCCCTCCTTCATGACGATCTCAAATCTCATGAGTTCCTCATTCACCTTTATCTCCTTTGGGTGTCCTCGTTGAGGTCCTCCACCTAAATGGTCTAGATGTTGCTAAGCTCCGCCCTCATGTTCATGTCTTTTGGAACATTTTGGAGGACACGATGCTGGGGATGCACAACGATATATTCGCTTGAGAACAGCAGGGCCTGTATCCACAAATCTTTCTCCGTTGGTTTTCCACAGAGGAGGTAGTTTTGGTGGGCGGCCTACATGCGATGATGTCCATCGAGAATGTACAAACTGCCAATAGCTTCGAACATGCTCGAGAGGTCAGCCTACTACTCCTGGACTCTCCACAGTGCGTGCTATCTGCCGTCCTATGTTTTCCACAGCGAAAACGGTTGTTTTTATTTGGTAAGATTAATGATCAGGGCCTTCAACTATGAATCCTGCCGATGGCTGACTACCACGGTCCAACGTGTTCTCTTTTGTACGTCTAATGGTTGAGGTGGACCGTGTAGAGTCTTTTCATGCTTTTTATCTTTGATCGTGGTAATCCTGAGTTATGGAGATGTACCTGAATTGAGATTTCTGCCAAAACCCAAAGGAAGTGTGATCCATGTAGATCTGGcgataaatataaaagaaaggccGCTGTAGGGGCAGAGCCTTCCATTAGCAATCATCTCTGCGGTATTGAAAGTTTTGGTCATCGGGATAGTCTCAAGGTTCTAAATGTTATTTTTGAGTAAGATCTAATAATCCTCGGGAGAGAAGACGGCGCCACAGAAAGTCTTTACTTTAACCATTTTTGACGATATTAATAAAACATTATCACCCTTTCATTTTTGGGGATATATATGACGTTTTTATTGACGTAATTCTTGATGTGCAATAATGACGACATTATTCAATCCATAATTAATCAGTTACcgctaaaagttaaaaaactcTAAAATTGCACAAATTTACACTGTCTTTCCATCAAATGCCCAGAGTCTAAGATAATTATATTCAGATAAGCTATTCAAAATAgccaaaaatacaaaataataaatcaCCCAATACCTGAAAATGGCCCAATCAACAATTTTACACCAGGATTGCATTGATCGAAGAATGgataaaaaatatggaaatggAACGTTTTAAAATGCTAATGTAATAAGTATCAACAATAGTTAAGAGATATTCTCCAAAAAGCTACAATTTTCATTTAGCTTATCCACAATCATTTTAAGTAACGACTTGACCCATTTCTTCACTCGTCATGGCCACTCCCTCTGCCTCTTATTGGCATTTCTCCACCTCCTTTGTTTCCTCCACTTTTTCGTTTTATTTCTCGCCTTATTTTTCCTACTTCTCTGAGCTCTTCTCAGATTCCCGTTTTTATAGCTGGTCGGTAGCTGGATCTGAACAGTTCTCATTGCACTCCTAATTCTAGGCCTTCTGGAtctactattttttattttccttcagCTTTTTCAGGTCGATGATGAGGTAGATCGGACAATGATCACTGCCTTTTACCTCGCCCAGGATCAATGATTGGACCACAACTGGAAAGAAGTCTTGATTTACAAGAAGTAGTCCAATCTTTTTCCAATGTTGCGTTATCTGTTGCCATGCTCTATCCTCCACCAGGTATACTGTTTTACAGTGGGATTAAGCTTCCTGAAAGTATCGACCCAGCCTAGGTTGATAAAGTTCCTGAAGCTCTTCTCTCCTCAGGAGTGAATCCGGGGTTTTTGTAGGCATAGGGAGTTACGTGAATATCAAGCTACTCGTGGCAGACATTCAGATCGCCACAAACTATCACTCCCTTTCCCTTGGCCTTCAGGGATTAGCAGTATCTCTGGAAGGCCTTCTCATACAGCTGAGTCTTATAGTGCAAACGCTACAGCTTCTTGTCTCCAGCACTCGGAATGTAGACTGCTACCACATAAAAAAACTAGTATTACAGCGTAAGGACGCGACCTTCCTGGCTGTAAGCTGGCTCCTATAGGTCCTCGAagatggagagagggagaaactTAGAGAATATGGCTACTCCTGAGTATCCAGCAGAGACCTTGCAGAATTCCAATATCCGCTGTATCCCTTGATCTCGATGGGACTCTTGTCGAAGAGTTCCTGGTTTATTTTGGTCTAGTTGATGCAGAGGATATCGGGTACGTACTGGTTGATGAAGTTGTGGATTGCATTCTTGCTGAGTACGCTTCTGATGCCGTTGACGTTCCACATGGCAATCTTAATGCGGTCACTAGTCTTGCCATTGCCGAGGATGCCCTTGTAGGGAGCTTCCTTTTTGAGGTTGGCCTGCACATCGCCGATGGCTCCTCGTTGAATTTCCTCGACCTGACCTTCTGGGGAGGTTTGCTAATCATGGGTAAGCTTGTCAGGTCCCGAAATTACCCTAGTTTGCGAATAATGCATATTTCTATAGGAAACACAACATGGCGAGAGTTGACTGGCAGTGGCGAAGGCTGGTAGGATAGGCAATTTCCTTGCAATTTTGTTAGATAGCATAAAGTAGATTAATGATGTAAATCCAACCAATCAAAGATTTGCATAGGGGTATGCCACGATTACCTCTATTTAGAATTTTGCGTCCTTGGGAAGAGCTGCAACGGCAACACATGACCTCGCGGGGAATCAGCCTTGAAATACTCGGCGTAGATCGAATTCACCTTTGTAAAATCGTTCATATCCTACATCGCGATGGCTTTACCTTGAGGAAGATGGTGGACTTGAGAATGTAACTGAAGTCTACGCCAGTCTACTGCAGGATGGTCTTGAGGTTCTCCAAGGCTCTGCGCACTTGGATCTCCAAATCTTGGGAGATGAGTTCGCCAGTTTTTGGGTCGATGCCGATCTGCCCCGAGACGTACATGGTGCCGTTGAAGACCTTGACGGTGGAGTAGGGACCGATTGCCTTGGGGCCGAGCACGGTGTTGAAAGTCTTGATAAAACCTGACATAATTCAATTCGCAATTATATTTATTATGCTTGGTGACCAATAGATGCAGATAAAGATGAGAAGTAGGCTCATTGGCTGGTGGGAGGTAGTAATCAGTGGCCATCCGCTTCTTCGAAAGAGGGATGCCTTGAAGAGGGGAAAGAGGAGACTGTTTTTTATGAGCCGAAGCACTCCGATTTGGAATTGCTTTCGTTGTCGTCCTGGCTGTGAGTTAAGATCTAACCTACTACATTAGACTTATTCTTAgcagtttttttatatatttgcagTTACTGTGGAGCTCGCTTATCTGTGACTCATAATTGTGCATCAATCTTATGGCAGAATCCATTACTTTTTTGTCTTCAGGCCTTTCCTCGCTAATTTTGGCTAACTATTTCTTAAGATTGTTGGGATCTTTCAGGTAGGCATccgttttcctttctctttctttatcatTGGTCTAGTAGTACTCGATGGTCTGGAGCTGTCTGCTGGATTTGGCTTTGTTGAGGTTGGAGGGGAGGAGTTCTGCGATCCTGGTGATGCTTTTTTGTGAGTTTTATAACTGCAAGTTCTCTCTTGAGGAAGACCTGAAGCGATCGAGGAGAGGAACAGGGGACTGCACTCTGTTTTTGGAGGACTAGTGGAGGTGACGCCATTTTGAAGAAGCCGCTTCCATATTCGATCACGCAGAATAATAATTTAAATGCCACACCTCTATACATTCTCCGATTATACTGAAACATCTCCCAAATATTTACCTGCAATTATCCTTCCCATTACTAATACTATTTTCCCACCTATTCTTCATTTCGGAAGAGAGAAGTCATTCTATTTCCTATTCCCATTTCCACTCCAATCCTAAGTTTTGGGTGTGATCTGTTGGGTACGGTGGTGGCTCTAGAACTCTGGGGGTATTTTTATGGATTGGTTGTGTTTGAATATGGCTTTTGAAGAATTGCCTGAATATATCATATTCTATAGAAGAATGCGAAAAAACTCAGTGCCCAGTTTTATCGAAAAAGCCTGGGAGATGCTGGAGAGCAGCGAGCACGAGCACATCATCCGGTGGCGGCCTCAGGGAGAGTCCTTTGAGATCCTCAATGACGCCCTCTTCTGCTCTGAACTGCTGCCGCGCTACTTCAAACACTCCAATTTTTCGTCCTTCATTCGACAGGTACCGCCCCCTCACTCAGCTCAACATGTACAACTTCCACAAACGCAAAAGCCCAGAAGGCGTGGAATTCTATCACCAGCTCTTTCGCCGGGATCAGAAGTACATCACCAACCATATAGGCAACTCCTCATAGGCATTCGCAGAAAACCCAGTGAGGCAGAAATCCTTCAAGGAGAGGAACTCATCCGCAAACTGGCCCCCGAGTGCATCAAAGGTATGCAACCCCctacaaagaaaataaaaccgTTTAATAGCAACCATACCCCATCGACGCAGAACCAGAACCAGCCAAGAGATACTCTT
This DNA window, taken from Nymphaea colorata isolate Beijing-Zhang1983 unplaced genomic scaffold, ASM883128v2 scaffold0535, whole genome shotgun sequence, encodes the following:
- the LOC116245145 gene encoding LOW QUALITY PROTEIN: V-type proton ATPase 16 kDa proteolipid subunit-like (The sequence of the model RefSeq protein was modified relative to this genomic sequence to represent the inferred CDS: deleted 3 bases in 2 codons; substituted 1 base at 1 genomic stop codon); amino-acid sequence: MSCTTEYCPQFFFGYIGVASALIFANLGAAYGSAKAGVGICSMGVLKPELIMKSVVPVVMAGILGIYGMIVAVIIVQRSKLPPMVTTNYSDKSAYAHLASGLCCGFSSWXEATDLAAGLAIGIVGDAGVRANAQQDKIFVGMILILIFGEALALYGLIVSLILTSQ